Below is a window of uncultured Cohaesibacter sp. DNA.
GCCGCGACACGATCTCACCACTGCGCACCCGATCATAAAATTCCGGCGAGAGCAGCGTCAGTTTGGAGAAAACCGCCATGCGCAGATCATTGACAACCCGCTCCCCCAGAATGATGACGAAATAATAGCGACTGGCGGACATCAGCGCCAACACAGCCACCGCCACGATCAGGAGGCCGGTATAGTGATTGACGTCAGAGACGTTATTTCCCGATATGCCCTGATCGACGAATCCCCTGACGAGAATCGGCAGCGACAGGGTCGCCAGCGACGCAACCACCAGCGACAGAAGGGCGGCGACAACGAGCCCGCGATATTTGAAAGCAAAGGGCGCCAGACGCAAGAGAGGTTGAAAACGGACCCGCGAAGGGGAAACAGCCTTGGTCATTCAGACGCTCCAATAGAAAAATGCACTCAACATGCGAATAATCGAACAGGGATTCAGCTTTTTTCGACTCCAAAATAGGGAACAGGCTTGTATATCTCAACGCACTGCGCTATACGAACGCAAATTATTTTGATGGCTGTGTGGCGAGCCCGCCCGCAGCCTAGCTTTTTGGTTCCGTTTGGTCGCAAGGCCTGCAAGGCAGTGTCATCACGGTTCCATCGAATATGGTGGCCGGTTTCAGCCAGGCATATTCCGAACCTCAAATTCAGATTGGCCAAGTGCTCATGGATCATTCCCTGTCACTGGTCGATTGATCTTAAGGACGTCCTGACGATGAAAAAAGATATCCATCCTGACTATCACATGATCAAAGTTGTCATGACCGATGGCACCGAATTCATGACCCGCTCCACCTATGGTTCCGAGGGTGAAACCCTGAACCTCGACATTGATCCGACCTCCCATCCTGCATGGACTGGTTCTTCCAACCAGCTGCTGGACCGTGGTGGCCGCGTGTCTCGCTTCAAGGACAAATTCGCAGGCTTCCTGGGCGCCTAAGCCCCCTAGCCTCATTTGTTGCAAAATCGAAAACCCGATGCTCCCGGCATCGGGTTTTCTTTTTGCCTGATGGCTCGATTAAGGAAAGCATATAAATGCGTTTCCGCCTGCTCAGTCCTGCCTGCCAAGTCCCGTCACCCCAGTCTCGCCTGCCCGCCCCCGTCTCGCATGGATAAAATAAAAGGAGTGCCAAATTGACACTCCTTTGTCTCTTCATCTGGTGGTAAACGGGGCTGGCCTCACCGGCCTTAAAACTCAGTCAGCGGCTCTGGCGGCGAACGCGCTGGCGATCATGCCGATCTGATCCCCGACAGGATTGGCCTGCAGAACTTCTTCCTTGCTTTCTTCAGGATTGCGCTTGGAATAGATCACTTCATCCAGATGGCGAATACGCTTCTGCATATGCATGGACTGTTCGATGAGATCGCGCAGGCGCACAGGCAATTCGTCCCAGCCGGGGCTTTCCTTGGAAGAGGAAAGACCATGCAGACGAACCTTGTTCTTTTCCTGCCCGGCCTGTTCCAGCGTCATTTCGCCTTCATTTACAGCGCGTTGCAGCAACAACCAGGATGCCATCTGCATCAGGCGTGTGGTCAACCGCATGGATTCGGTCGCATAAGCGAGAGAGGCCACCCTCGGCAGGCTCTTGGCCTCGGAGCGCCCTTCCCCATCCAGATAATCGGCGGCTTCTTCCACGAGCGCCATACCATCACGGAACAGGGTCTTGAAACTATCGGAATCTGCCAGCTTCGCCCCGAAGGAAACCGGGGTTGAATTGCTGCTGTGCTTACGCTTGTCGTTCATGTGACCTCCAAATGCCTGGTCATGCCTACCATGTCCGATGTGTCAATTTCAAACAGACATTGCATCAAATTGCCATTTCCTAGAATAACAAGCACAAACCATGCCATTGACAAATTGCAATCTTGACAGATGCCCGACGGCGCACAATTGAACAAATTGTTCGGGTTACTTGCAGACTCTAACAGAAATATGCTCGCAAGGCCAACAATTCCCCAGCCTGCACAACGCATCTTCAGGCTTGCCTGCATGACAGATCAGCCCACTTGACGCTGTGCCAAAACGGATACGGCCCATTTTGAAACATTCCTGATCCTACACCATTCAGCGTTCCATATGGGGCAAGAAAAGAAAAGCAAACTCATAGGGTTAATTTTGTCTTAACGGCGCAAGAAGACATCTCTGATCTGAAGGATTTATCATGGTCATTCTTACCGGAATACCGGTTGATAACGTCCCTTAACAAAAAAAGAGCCGCAAGGGCGGCTCTCAGGAGTTAACAGGGAGGCGTCAAACAGAGTGACAGGAGCCACTCGAAATCCATAAAGTATGGATAGTTATATTTACTCAAATAATGATTAATTTTTGGTTAACGAACGATAACTTTCAAGTGAAGCATAATAAATATACAATTTAAACGAAATCAAACAAAATTATACTGAGATAATTTCTCCAATAAAATCAAACAACATAAAGAAATACTTCAAATACTCGCGATTTTCCCACTCTATCAATCTGCAACTGCGGCAAGGCACATATTGAGCCATTGAGAGCATTTCCTCTCAAGCCAATATCCGCTAGAAATAGGGCGATATCACAAACTCCAGCCAAACAGGAATCACCATGCAGGTAGCAACGGAAATGAGAGCCATCGTAGCCCCTGAACCGGGAGGGCCTGAAAAACTTCAGATCATCACCCGCCCCGTTCCTGTACCGAAAGAGGATGAAGTGCTCATCAAGGTCAGGGCCGCAGGTGTCAACCGCCCTGACTGCATCCAGCGTGCTGGCAACTATCCCCCGCCTCCGGGAGCATCCGACATACTTGGCCTCGAAGTGGCTGGCGAGATCGTACAGGTCGGAGCCAATGTTTCAGACTGGAAAGTGGGTGATCAGGCAACCGCGCTGGTTTCCGGCGGTGGCTATGCCGAATATTGCCTCGCCCATGCGGGAAGCCTGCTCGAAATACCAAAAGGCTGGAGCTTCATCGAAGCGGCAAGCATGCCCGAAAATGTCTTCACCGTCTGGCATAATGTCTTCCAGCGCGGGAAGCTGCGCCCTGAAGAAACCCTGCTGGTGCATGGCGGTTCTTCAGGCATCGGCCTGACGGCGATCCAGCTGGGCAAGGCATTCGGTGCTAAAGTTGCCGTTACCGCAGGCAGCGAGGAAAAATGCAAGGCCTGCCTTGATGCCGGCGCAGATCTGGCGATCAATTACAAGACACAGGACTTTGTCTCTGAAATCAAGAACTGGACAAATCGCAAAGGCGTCAATGTCATTCTCGACATGGTTGGTGGCGACTATATTTCCAAAAATTATGTCATCGCCGCCGAAGAAGGGCGCATCGTTCAGATCGCCTTTCTCAATGGCGGTGTCGTCGAGGCAGACTTCCGTCGCCTGATGATGAAGCGCCTGATCCATACCGGCTCCACACTCCGGGCCCGCCCCGATTCCGTTAAGGCCGAAATCGCCAGGGAGCTGCGCATGGAGGTCTGGCAATTGCTCTCATGCGGGCTGATCAAGCCGCAGATCTACAAGATCTTCCCGTTTGAAGACGCCGCAAAAGCACATGAACTGATGGAAAGTTCCAGCCATATCGGCAAGATCATGCTGGAATTGTGAGTAATCACCAACCTTGCCGTGCAATCACGCCACAGCTCTTAAACTTTTGTTAACGCCAAGCAAAGGAATGCCGATCCGGACTGCAAAACCAATAGAATTTGAAATGAATTGGTAAGGCCTATCTTGTTCAATAGGGCAAATTTTCTCCCACTTGGGCATCTGGGGGTGCCCGAACAGGATATGCCATGCATATTGTCCAGCAGTTTTTTTCACGCTTTCATGAGAGCAGACCGAACGCTTCCACACCGTCAGACAAGAATGTCCGAGAGACTGAAGGCAAGGCGCGATCTTTCCGTCGTGACGAAAGCGGCGCCATCGCCATCATTTTCGTCGTTTCGCTCATTCCCATCATCATGATGCTTGGTGCAGCGGTGGACTATGCCCGCGTGGCGCTGGCCCGGTCAGAGGCGCAGGACGCGCTGGACGCGGCAACCCTTGCTGCGGTCAAGCAGATCGGCACCCTTAGTGACAGCGACATCACCAGCATGATCAATGCCTATGTCGCAGCCAACGGCCCCAGCGACAGCAAAGTCATCATAGACAAGACCGAGATCTCGGACGACCCGACCTCCATTCAGGCCTGGGCAACCGGCACGACCGACATGACCTTCATGCGTTTTGCCGGGATCAATACCATTGATTTCTCGATCACCTCCAAATCCGTTGCAGGCAACAAGACCCTTGAGGTCGTGATGGTGCTTGACAATTCCGGTTCGATGGCCTCATCGGCGGGTTCCAAGACCAGAATTCAGGCCCTCAGGGACGCAGCCACCGAACTGGTCGAACTGCTAGACGAAAAAAAGCAGGACGAAGAATCCCTCAGCTTCGGCCTTGTGCCTTTCACTCAGATGGTGCGCCTGAATGAAGACGCCCAGGATGCTGAATGGCTGGACAAGAACGGCGTATCTTCCATCCATCAGTATAATCTGCCCAGCAAAGCCAACCGCTTCGACCTGTTCGACACCCTGACGGACCCCTACACCAAGCAGGCTGTCGAATGGGACGGCTGCGTTGAAGCACGCCCGCATCCTCTAGACATCAAGGACACGACCCCGTCCTCAGCGACGCCGGACAGCTATTTCGTGCCCTTCTTCCACCCGGACAGAAGAGAGCCGAACAACAACAAGTACAGCAGTTGGAGCAACGACTATTACTTGCCGCGTGACGGCTATGCCAATGGTCAGACATATGCTGAAAAACAGGCCTATGGTTACTATTTCGAGCAAACGATCAGAAAAAGCGGCTATGGCCCCAATTACTGGTGTGACATGCAGCGCATGGTGCCGTTGACGAATGACACCAATACCATCAAGTCGAAGATCAACTCGATGGTTGCCAATGGCGCCACCAACATTCATATGGGCACCATATGGGGCTTGAGAATGCTCTCGCCGCAAGCGCCTTACACCGAGGGCCGCGCCTATGATGATGAAGAGAATATCAAGGCTCTCATCATCATGACCGATGGCAACAACACCTATTACAATAGCTATTACCACGCCTATGGCTGGTATGATGACGGCCGAATTTCGGGCTCGGGTTCCATTGTCAGCGAAATGAACACCCGCACGTCGGAAGCCTGTCAGGCGGCAAAGGATGCGGTCTCGGATTCCAGCCGCAAGATCAAGATTTTCACAATCTATTTCGGCTCTCCGTCCAGTTCGACGACCAGCATGCTCAAGGGCTGCGCCTCGAAGGATGAATGGTACAAGAGCGTCAGCAATGCGTCTGAACTCTCGAACGTATTCAAGAATATTGCCTCCGAGTTGAGCAACCTCAGACTTGTGAAATAATGGCGAGAAATGAGGGTAAAACCCGACAGTAAACGTCCCCAAAAGGCAATTGGGGGCGTTTTCTTGTTTGCGCATTGGTCTCAATGCAAGTATAGTTTCCCCATTCCCTGTCAATTCTAACGAATCTTGAGAGGCTGATCTGGAGGAATTGCCAGGTCAAGCTACAATGAGGATGTACCATGTCGAATGCACCATTGATGCCGAAAGCAACCGCAGTCTGGCTGGTCGATAACACGGCGTTGTCTTTCGACCAGATTGCGGCCTTCTGCAAATTGCATCCACTGGAAGTCAAAGCGATTGCAGACGGCGAGGCCGCCCAGGGCATCAAGGGTATGGACCCCGTCATGACTGGTCAGTTGACGCGCGAAGAGATCGAAAAGGCCCAGAAGGATACGAAATACAGGCTCAAGCTGGCTCCACCAAAGGTGAGCGTTCCCGAGCCCAAGCGTCGTGGCCCGCGCTATACCCCGGTTTCCAAACGTCAGGATCGCCCCAATGCCATCCTGTGGCTGGTTCGCAACCATCCGGAACTGAAAGATCAGCAGATCGTGCGTCTGGTTGGCACCACCAAGCCAACCATCGAAGCCATCCGCAACCGGACACACTGGAACTCAGGCCAGCTGACGCCGATGGATCCGGTAACGCTGGGCATCTGCAAGCAGCTCGACCTCGATCTGGAAGTGAAGAAATCTGCGGCTGACGCACCGATCCAGCAGGAATATCAGCAGGATCCGACCCTGCTCTCGACCGAGGAATCGCTCGCTCCGTCAAGCGCAGATCCATTTGGCAACTTCAAGCCGACCCAGAAGCCGGACGCGGACGAAGACACCATTCCAGATGCCGCATCGGTCTTTGCCAATTTCCAGCCTTCATCCAAGGATGAAGACGAAGAAGATTGATCGCCCTGCCCTTCTGAAGCTCAGCGGACATCTTGACCATCAATCAAAAAGGCCGGGTTCTTCACCCGGCCTTTTCATTGCATATCTACCTGTTGCAAATCTGCCTGTTGCAAATCCGCGCGCCCGATCAGATCAGATCAAATGCCATGCTCGCGCAAAGCATCCTCGATCTCGGAAAGGATCGTCGGATCGTCAATGGTTGCGGGCATTTTATATTCTTCATGATCGGCAATGGCGCGCATGGTGCCACGCAGGATCTTGCCCGAACGGGTCTTTGGCAAGCGATCCACGGTAACGGCAATCTTGAAGGCCGCCACCGGCCCGATTTTCTCGCGCACCAGCTTGATCAGTTCCTTCTCGATATCCATCGGCGCACGATCAACACCGGACTTGAGCACAACGAAGCCCGCAGGCAACTGCCCCTTCAGCTTGTCGGCAATGCCGATAACGGCACATTCAGCAACATCCGGATGGGCAGCCAGAACCTCCTCCATAGCCCCGGTCGAGAGGCGATGTCCGGCCACATTGATGATGTCATCGGTACGCGACATGATATAGAGATAGCCATTCTCATCCATATAGCCCGCATCTCCGGTCTGATAGTAGCCCGGAAATTCGTCGAGATAGCTGGATTTGAAGCGTGCATCATTATGCCACAGGCCCGGCAGGTTGCCCGGCGCCAGCGGCAGCTTGATGACAATATTGCCCATCTCGTTGGCCGGCACCGGATGTCCGTCAGCGCCAACAATCTGCACATCATAGCCCGGCATGGCAACCGTTGGCGAACCATGCACCACCGGCATCAGCTCGATCCCTACGGGATTGGCAGCAATGGCCCAACCGGTCTCAGTCTGCCACCAATGGTCAATCACCGGCACCTTGAGCATGTCTTCGGCCCATTGCACCGTATCCGGATCGGCCCGTTCCCCGGCAAGAAACAGCGTGCGCAGCGAGGAGAGATCGTATTTCTTGATGAAATCCCCCTTGGGATCTTCCTTCTTGATGGCGCGGAAGGCGGTTGGAGCCGTGAACAGGGCAACGACGTCATGCTCGTTGATGACCCGCCAGAAAGTGCCAGCATCAGGCGTTCCGACCGGCTTGCCTTCAAACACCACCGTGGTCGCACCATATATCAGCGGCGCATAGACAATATAGGAGTGACCGACCACCCAGCCCACATCGGAAGCCGCCCAGAAGACTTCACCGGGCTTGATGCCATAGAGATATTCCATGCTCCACTGCAAGGCCACCATATGCCCGCCATTGTCGCGAACCACGCCCTTGGGCTGTCCGGTCGTGCCGGAGGTATAGAGGATATAAAGCGGATCCGTAGCCAGCACCGGCACGCAATCCACCACCCGGTGCCGCTCGATTTCCTCGACAATGGCAGCATGATAATTGATATCACGCCCGGCCTTGAGATCGCACACCAGCTCCTTGCGCTGGAAGATGATGCATTTCTCCGGCTTGTGCTTGGCAATTTCAATGGCCTCGTCAAGCAGCGGCTTATAGGCAACGATCCGGTTCGGCTCCACCCCACAGGAGGCCGAAATGATCGCCTTTGGCTTGGCATCATTAAGCCTTGTCGCCAGTTCGTTGGCAGCAAAGCCACCAAACACCACCGAATGCACAGCGCCGATACGGGCACAGGCCAGCATGGCAAACAGGGCCTGCGGGATCATCGGCATATAGACAATCACCCGGTCACCCTTCTCAACGCCATTGTCCAGCAACACGGCGGCGAGCGCCTGCACCTGCATTTTGACATCGTTATAGGTATAGGTTTCTTTGTGCCCGGTGATTGGACTATCGTAAATGATCGCAGGCTGTTGGCCATGCCCTGCATTCACATGACGATCCACGGCATTGAAGCATGTATTGCACTCGGCCCCGACAAACCAGCGCCCATAAACGCCCTCCTTGTCATCAAAAACCTTATGCGCAGGCTCAAACCAACTGATCTTTTTAGCCGCAGTTGCCCAGAATTTGTCTGGATTCTGCTTCCATCCCTCATAGATTTCCTTGTAAGCTGCTGCCATTCACGCCTCCCAGCGGTTAATCCATTTCATTTATGATTACCCGCGCTTCTGGAAATGGTCTATTCGGCGAAAGAAGGGTTTAGTCTTTAATTTCATTCGACTTTTTGATGTAAAAACGCTACAACGATACAACTGCACCGCACAGCAAAACAAGAAACACAATGATTACAGACCTCTCCTTCTATATCGCCGCGATCCCCGCCATCATTCTGGTTGGCGTCGCAAAGGGCGGTTTCTGTACACCTCTGGCCATGCTCGGGGTCCCGGTATTGTCCTTGGTCATCTCGCCAATTCAGGCTGCGGCCATCCTGCTGCCCATTCTCATTTGCATGGATTTCGTTGGCCTGCTTGCCTATCGGGGCAATGCCAATTGGGCAGTCCTTAAAAGCATGCTCCCTTTCGCCCTGTGCGGCATCGCTCTGGGATGGTTTCTGGCTGGTTATCTCAATGAGCATATCATCAAGTTTCTGGTCGGCCTGACAGCCATGGCCTTCGTGGCCGACTATGCATGGCGCACCATAAGAAAAAGAGCCATTGCAACACGCGGCCCGATCTCTGCTGCCGTCTGGGGCTCAGTAACGGGCCTGACCAGCTTCATTGCCCATGCCGGTGGCCCTCCTTATCAGATCCACACCCTGCCACTGGGCATGAAGCCTCTGGTTTTCGCGGCAACATCGGTCTATTTTTTCACCACGATGAATACGGTCAAGCTCATCCCCTATTTTGCGCTGGGCCAGTTTTCAACCCAGAATCTCTGGACCACGCTGGTGCTTGTCCCCTTTGCTCCGGTGGGTACGATGATCGGCATCTTTCTGGTCAAGCGGATCAGTCAGGATGCCTTCTACCGCATCTCCTATGCGGCGATGTTTCTGATCGCCATCAAGCTCTGCTTTGACAGCTTCTCCGAGCTGCTCTGAGCTTACTCTGAAGCCGCTCTGGGGGCACTCTGGGGCCGCTACGCA
It encodes the following:
- a CDS encoding DUF1465 family protein; this translates as MNDKRKHSSNSTPVSFGAKLADSDSFKTLFRDGMALVEEAADYLDGEGRSEAKSLPRVASLAYATESMRLTTRLMQMASWLLLQRAVNEGEMTLEQAGQEKNKVRLHGLSSSKESPGWDELPVRLRDLIEQSMHMQKRIRHLDEVIYSKRNPEESKEEVLQANPVGDQIGMIASAFAARAAD
- a CDS encoding propionyl-CoA synthetase, yielding MAAAYKEIYEGWKQNPDKFWATAAKKISWFEPAHKVFDDKEGVYGRWFVGAECNTCFNAVDRHVNAGHGQQPAIIYDSPITGHKETYTYNDVKMQVQALAAVLLDNGVEKGDRVIVYMPMIPQALFAMLACARIGAVHSVVFGGFAANELATRLNDAKPKAIISASCGVEPNRIVAYKPLLDEAIEIAKHKPEKCIIFQRKELVCDLKAGRDINYHAAIVEEIERHRVVDCVPVLATDPLYILYTSGTTGQPKGVVRDNGGHMVALQWSMEYLYGIKPGEVFWAASDVGWVVGHSYIVYAPLIYGATTVVFEGKPVGTPDAGTFWRVINEHDVVALFTAPTAFRAIKKEDPKGDFIKKYDLSSLRTLFLAGERADPDTVQWAEDMLKVPVIDHWWQTETGWAIAANPVGIELMPVVHGSPTVAMPGYDVQIVGADGHPVPANEMGNIVIKLPLAPGNLPGLWHNDARFKSSYLDEFPGYYQTGDAGYMDENGYLYIMSRTDDIINVAGHRLSTGAMEEVLAAHPDVAECAVIGIADKLKGQLPAGFVVLKSGVDRAPMDIEKELIKLVREKIGPVAAFKIAVTVDRLPKTRSGKILRGTMRAIADHEEYKMPATIDDPTILSEIEDALREHGI
- a CDS encoding cell cycle transcriptional regulator TrcR translates to MSNAPLMPKATAVWLVDNTALSFDQIAAFCKLHPLEVKAIADGEAAQGIKGMDPVMTGQLTREEIEKAQKDTKYRLKLAPPKVSVPEPKRRGPRYTPVSKRQDRPNAILWLVRNHPELKDQQIVRLVGTTKPTIEAIRNRTHWNSGQLTPMDPVTLGICKQLDLDLEVKKSAADAPIQQEYQQDPTLLSTEESLAPSSADPFGNFKPTQKPDADEDTIPDAASVFANFQPSSKDEDEED
- a CDS encoding sulfite exporter TauE/SafE family protein → MITDLSFYIAAIPAIILVGVAKGGFCTPLAMLGVPVLSLVISPIQAAAILLPILICMDFVGLLAYRGNANWAVLKSMLPFALCGIALGWFLAGYLNEHIIKFLVGLTAMAFVADYAWRTIRKRAIATRGPISAAVWGSVTGLTSFIAHAGGPPYQIHTLPLGMKPLVFAATSVYFFTTMNTVKLIPYFALGQFSTQNLWTTLVLVPFAPVGTMIGIFLVKRISQDAFYRISYAAMFLIAIKLCFDSFSELL
- a CDS encoding pilus assembly protein TadG-related protein, whose protein sequence is MHIVQQFFSRFHESRPNASTPSDKNVRETEGKARSFRRDESGAIAIIFVVSLIPIIMMLGAAVDYARVALARSEAQDALDAATLAAVKQIGTLSDSDITSMINAYVAANGPSDSKVIIDKTEISDDPTSIQAWATGTTDMTFMRFAGINTIDFSITSKSVAGNKTLEVVMVLDNSGSMASSAGSKTRIQALRDAATELVELLDEKKQDEESLSFGLVPFTQMVRLNEDAQDAEWLDKNGVSSIHQYNLPSKANRFDLFDTLTDPYTKQAVEWDGCVEARPHPLDIKDTTPSSATPDSYFVPFFHPDRREPNNNKYSSWSNDYYLPRDGYANGQTYAEKQAYGYYFEQTIRKSGYGPNYWCDMQRMVPLTNDTNTIKSKINSMVANGATNIHMGTIWGLRMLSPQAPYTEGRAYDDEENIKALIIMTDGNNTYYNSYYHAYGWYDDGRISGSGSIVSEMNTRTSEACQAAKDAVSDSSRKIKIFTIYFGSPSSSTTSMLKGCASKDEWYKSVSNASELSNVFKNIASELSNLRLVK
- the rpmE gene encoding 50S ribosomal protein L31, with protein sequence MKKDIHPDYHMIKVVMTDGTEFMTRSTYGSEGETLNLDIDPTSHPAWTGSSNQLLDRGGRVSRFKDKFAGFLGA
- a CDS encoding NAD(P)H-quinone oxidoreductase, encoding MQVATEMRAIVAPEPGGPEKLQIITRPVPVPKEDEVLIKVRAAGVNRPDCIQRAGNYPPPPGASDILGLEVAGEIVQVGANVSDWKVGDQATALVSGGGYAEYCLAHAGSLLEIPKGWSFIEAASMPENVFTVWHNVFQRGKLRPEETLLVHGGSSGIGLTAIQLGKAFGAKVAVTAGSEEKCKACLDAGADLAINYKTQDFVSEIKNWTNRKGVNVILDMVGGDYISKNYVIAAEEGRIVQIAFLNGGVVEADFRRLMMKRLIHTGSTLRARPDSVKAEIARELRMEVWQLLSCGLIKPQIYKIFPFEDAAKAHELMESSSHIGKIMLEL